In Cicer arietinum cultivar CDC Frontier isolate Library 1 chromosome 1, Cicar.CDCFrontier_v2.0, whole genome shotgun sequence, one DNA window encodes the following:
- the ARF6 gene encoding auxin response factor 19 isoform X1 gives MKAPSNGYLPNSGEGERKTINTELWHACAGPLVSMPPVGSLVVYFPQGHSEQVAASMQKEADFIPSYPNLPSKLICMLHNVALHADPETDEVYAQMTLQPVNKYDKEAMLASDMGLKQNQQPTEFFCKTLTASDTSTHGGFSVPRRAAEKIFPPLDFSMQPPAQEIVAKDLHDATWTFRHIYRGQPKRHLLTTGWSVFVSTKRLFAGDSVLFIRDEKQQLLLGIKRSSRQQPALSSSVISSDSMHIGILAAAAHAASNNSPFTIFYNPRTSPCEFVIPLAKYNKALYTHVSLGMRFRMMFETEESGVRRYMGTITGISDLDPVRWKNSQWRNLQVGWDESTAGERPSRVSIWEIEPVVTPFYICPPPFFRPKFPKQPGMPEDESEIENAFKRAMPWLGDELGMKDASSSIFPGLSLVQWMSMQQNNNQFSSPQSGLLPPSMLSSNSLHGNLNTDDPSKILNFQAPSLQFNKPNLPNQVNQLQHSPNSWSQQQQQQQRLQSLLQTPLNQLQQQQQQQQRQQQLPGMQNLPQPQQQPQQTQQNAQQPQQQQQHQQQQQQPSQNANMNNGTVASNQIPNQCVQQPVTYSQLQQQLLSTSIPTQQNFQSVSKSPLLMTSLPQDSQFQQQMDQQASLLQRQQQQQQNQLQQSSLHLLQQSLLQRAPQQPQMNQISQQNISEQQQPQMQLLQKLQQQQQQQQQQQQQPLSTSCALLQSQLMQQQNTHQQLPQLPLSQHQPQQLGNNALSMEKLLNNNYSSPGLMHPQQLPVNHPQNTQKSPTNTRAPSAFTDGDAPSCSTSPSTNNCQTSPPNLLKRNQPDTFGGPSIVETTNNLMQEHQSKSDTQIKHELHSVKGPDKQKYKGAINDQMEASSGTSYGIDPGNIHQNFPLSNFYMDGDVHSQPRNNLPFCPNIDGLTPDPLLSRGYDSQKDLQNLLSNYGGAPRDIEIETELSTAAISSQSFGVPNMSFKPGCSNDIAIPDTGVLNNGLWSNQTQRMRTYTKVQKCGSVGRCIDVTRYKGYDELRNDLARMFGIEGLLEDPLRTDWKLVYVDHENDILLVGDDPWEEFVNCVQSIKILSSAEVQQMSLEGDLGHVPISNQACSGTESGNAWRAQYDDNSAASFNR, from the exons ATGAAGGCTCCTTCTAATGGTTACTTGCCTAATTCTGGTGAAG GCGAAAGGAAGACCATCAATACTGAGTTATGGCATGCTTGTGCCGGACCATTGGTCTCTATGCCTCCTGTTGGAAGTCTTGTTGTTTACTTTCCTCAAGGACACAGTGAACAA GTTGCAGCATCCATGCAAAAGGAGGCGGATTTCATACCAAGTTACCCTAACCTTCCATCCAAGTTGATTTGCATGCTTCACAATGTTGCCCTGCAT GCCGACCCTGAAACTGACGAGGTCTATGCACAAATGACCCTCCAACCTGTAAATAAA TATGACAAGGAAGCAATGCTGGCTTCAGACATGGGTctcaaacaaaaccaacaacCTACTGAATTCTTTTGCAAAACTCTGACAGCTAGTGACACTAGCACTCACGGGGGATTTTCAGTGCCTCGTAGAGCTGCCGAGAAAATATTCCCACCTCTG GACTTTTCAATGCAACCGCCAGCTCAGGAAATAGTTGCCAAAGATTTGCATGACGCCACATGGACGTTTAGACATATTTATCGCG GACAACCAAAGAGGCATCTATTGACTACTGGTTGGAGCGTCTTTGTTAGTACAAAGAGACTCTTTGCTGGAGATTCGGTTCTTTTTATCAG aGATGAAAAGCAGCAACTTCTTTTAGGAATAAAGAGATCTAGTCGACAGCAACCAGCACTATCTTCGTCAGTAATATCCAGTGACAGCATGCATATTGGAATTCTTGCTGCCGCGGCTCATGCTGCTTCGAATAACAGTCcatttactatattttataatcCGAG GACCAGCCCCTGTGAATTTGTGATTCCTTTGGCCAAGTATAATAAAGCACTGTACACTCATGTTTCGCTTGGAATGAGATTCAGAATGATGTTTGAGACTGAGGAGTCTGGAGTACGCAGATATATGGGCACAATCACTGGTATCAGTGACTTGGATCCAGTTAGATGGAAAAATTCGCAATGGCGAAATCTTCAG GTTGGATGGGATGAATCAACAGCAGGCGAGCGCCCAAGCAGAGTTTCTATTTGGGAGATTGAACCAGTTGTAACTCCTTTCTATATTTGCCCACCTCCATTTTTTAGGCCGAAGTTCCCGAAGCAACCGGGAATGCCAG AAGATGAGTCTGAAATAGAAAATGCTTTCAAGAGAGCTATGCCGTGGCTTGGAGATGAACTTGGCATGAAGGATGCATCAAGTTCAATCTTCCCTGGTTTGAGTTTAGTACAATGGATGAGCATGCAACAGAACAATAATCAGTTTTCTTCTCCTCAGTCAGGGCTTTTACCTCCATCAATGCTTTCGTCAAATTCACTGCACGGCAACCTAAACACTGATGATCCATCGAAGATATTGAACTTTCAAGCTCCAAGTCTTCAATTTAACAAACCTAATTTACCAAATCAAGTCAATCAATTGCAACATTCGCCGAACTCATGGTCTCAGCAACAGCAACAGCAACAGAGGCTGCAGTCGTTGTTACAAACGCCGCTAAACCAGCTGCAGCAAcaacagcagcagcagcagAGGCAACAGCAGCTGCCTGGAATGCAAAACCTTCCGCAGCCACAGCAACAGCCCCAACAGACTCAACAGAATGCGCAGCAGCCTCAACAACAGCAACagcatcaacaacaacaacaacagccGAGTCAAAATGCGAATATGAATAACGGGACAGTTGCTTCTAACCAGATTCCAAATCAGTGTGTACAGCAACCAGTAACCTACTCGCAGCTTCAGCAACAGTTACTCTCGACAAGTATCCCGACCCAACAAAATTTTCAGTCAGTTAGCAAGAGTCCATTGCTGATGACATCGTTACCGCAAgactcacaatttcagcaacaGATGGACCAACAAGCTAGCCTCTTACAGAGgcagcagcagcaacaacagAATCAGTTGCAACAATCTTCGTTACATTTATTGCAACAAAGCCTATTGCAAAGGGCGCCGCAGCAACCACAAATGAATCAAATTTCACAGCAAAACATCTCAGAACAGCAACAACCACAGATGCAGTTGCTGCAGAAgttgcaacaacaacaacagcagcagcagcaacaacagCAGCAACCGCTTTCCACGTCTTGTGCGCTTTTGCAGTCTCAGCTTATGCAGCAGCAAAATACTCACCAGCAATTGCCGCAGCTGCCTCTGTCGCAGCATCAGCCTCAACAGCTTGGCAACAACGCATTGTCAATGGAGAAGCTTCTGAACAACAATTACTCTTCCCCAGGTCTCATGCATCCACAGCAGCTTCCTGTGAACCATCCGCAGAATACACAAAAATCACCAACTAATACTCGAGCTCCCTCTGCTTTCACCGATGGAGATGCCCCGTCTTGCTCAACTTCTCCGTCTACTAATAACTGTCAAACATCGCCTCCAAACCTCCTGAAAAGAAATCAACCAGACACATTTGGAGGGCCTTCGATAGTCGAAACCACCAATAATCTTATGCAGGAGCATCAAAGCAAGTCTGACACGCAGATCAAACACGAATTGCACAGTGTAAAAGGACCTGACAAGCAAAAGTACAAAGGGGCAATCAATGATCAAATGGAAGCTTCTTCTGGAACATCGTACGGTATTGATCCTGGTAACATCCACCAGAACTTCCCACTTTCCAACTTCTACATGGATGGTGATGTCCACTCACAACCGAGAAATAATTTACCGTTTTGCCCCAATATTGACGGGTTAACACCCGATCCTTTGCTCTCAAGAGGGTATGATTCTCAAAAAGATCTTCAAAACTTGTTGTCTAATTATGGTGGTGCTCCTAGAGACATTGAAATTGAAACTGAGTTGTCCACTGCTGCCATTAGTTCGCAGTCGTTTGGGGTTCCGAACATGTCTTTTAAGCCAGGGTGCTCAAATGATATTGCCATCCCTGATACAGGGGTTTTGAATAATGGCTTATGGTCTAATCAGACTCAACGAATGCGAACATATACTAAG GTGCAAAAATGCGGTTCAGTCGGAAGATGCATTGATGTGACCCGTTACAAGGGATATGACGAACTCCGCAATGATTTGGCTCGTATGTTCGGGATTG
- the ARF6 gene encoding auxin response factor 19 isoform X2, with protein MLASDMGLKQNQQPTEFFCKTLTASDTSTHGGFSVPRRAAEKIFPPLDFSMQPPAQEIVAKDLHDATWTFRHIYRGQPKRHLLTTGWSVFVSTKRLFAGDSVLFIRDEKQQLLLGIKRSSRQQPALSSSVISSDSMHIGILAAAAHAASNNSPFTIFYNPRTSPCEFVIPLAKYNKALYTHVSLGMRFRMMFETEESGVRRYMGTITGISDLDPVRWKNSQWRNLQVGWDESTAGERPSRVSIWEIEPVVTPFYICPPPFFRPKFPKQPGMPEDESEIENAFKRAMPWLGDELGMKDASSSIFPGLSLVQWMSMQQNNNQFSSPQSGLLPPSMLSSNSLHGNLNTDDPSKILNFQAPSLQFNKPNLPNQVNQLQHSPNSWSQQQQQQQRLQSLLQTPLNQLQQQQQQQQRQQQLPGMQNLPQPQQQPQQTQQNAQQPQQQQQHQQQQQQPSQNANMNNGTVASNQIPNQCVQQPVTYSQLQQQLLSTSIPTQQNFQSVSKSPLLMTSLPQDSQFQQQMDQQASLLQRQQQQQQNQLQQSSLHLLQQSLLQRAPQQPQMNQISQQNISEQQQPQMQLLQKLQQQQQQQQQQQQQPLSTSCALLQSQLMQQQNTHQQLPQLPLSQHQPQQLGNNALSMEKLLNNNYSSPGLMHPQQLPVNHPQNTQKSPTNTRAPSAFTDGDAPSCSTSPSTNNCQTSPPNLLKRNQPDTFGGPSIVETTNNLMQEHQSKSDTQIKHELHSVKGPDKQKYKGAINDQMEASSGTSYGIDPGNIHQNFPLSNFYMDGDVHSQPRNNLPFCPNIDGLTPDPLLSRGYDSQKDLQNLLSNYGGAPRDIEIETELSTAAISSQSFGVPNMSFKPGCSNDIAIPDTGVLNNGLWSNQTQRMRTYTKVQKCGSVGRCIDVTRYKGYDELRNDLARMFGIEGLLEDPLRTDWKLVYVDHENDILLVGDDPWEEFVNCVQSIKILSSAEVQQMSLEGDLGHVPISNQACSGTESGNAWRAQYDDNSAASFNR; from the exons ATGCTGGCTTCAGACATGGGTctcaaacaaaaccaacaacCTACTGAATTCTTTTGCAAAACTCTGACAGCTAGTGACACTAGCACTCACGGGGGATTTTCAGTGCCTCGTAGAGCTGCCGAGAAAATATTCCCACCTCTG GACTTTTCAATGCAACCGCCAGCTCAGGAAATAGTTGCCAAAGATTTGCATGACGCCACATGGACGTTTAGACATATTTATCGCG GACAACCAAAGAGGCATCTATTGACTACTGGTTGGAGCGTCTTTGTTAGTACAAAGAGACTCTTTGCTGGAGATTCGGTTCTTTTTATCAG aGATGAAAAGCAGCAACTTCTTTTAGGAATAAAGAGATCTAGTCGACAGCAACCAGCACTATCTTCGTCAGTAATATCCAGTGACAGCATGCATATTGGAATTCTTGCTGCCGCGGCTCATGCTGCTTCGAATAACAGTCcatttactatattttataatcCGAG GACCAGCCCCTGTGAATTTGTGATTCCTTTGGCCAAGTATAATAAAGCACTGTACACTCATGTTTCGCTTGGAATGAGATTCAGAATGATGTTTGAGACTGAGGAGTCTGGAGTACGCAGATATATGGGCACAATCACTGGTATCAGTGACTTGGATCCAGTTAGATGGAAAAATTCGCAATGGCGAAATCTTCAG GTTGGATGGGATGAATCAACAGCAGGCGAGCGCCCAAGCAGAGTTTCTATTTGGGAGATTGAACCAGTTGTAACTCCTTTCTATATTTGCCCACCTCCATTTTTTAGGCCGAAGTTCCCGAAGCAACCGGGAATGCCAG AAGATGAGTCTGAAATAGAAAATGCTTTCAAGAGAGCTATGCCGTGGCTTGGAGATGAACTTGGCATGAAGGATGCATCAAGTTCAATCTTCCCTGGTTTGAGTTTAGTACAATGGATGAGCATGCAACAGAACAATAATCAGTTTTCTTCTCCTCAGTCAGGGCTTTTACCTCCATCAATGCTTTCGTCAAATTCACTGCACGGCAACCTAAACACTGATGATCCATCGAAGATATTGAACTTTCAAGCTCCAAGTCTTCAATTTAACAAACCTAATTTACCAAATCAAGTCAATCAATTGCAACATTCGCCGAACTCATGGTCTCAGCAACAGCAACAGCAACAGAGGCTGCAGTCGTTGTTACAAACGCCGCTAAACCAGCTGCAGCAAcaacagcagcagcagcagAGGCAACAGCAGCTGCCTGGAATGCAAAACCTTCCGCAGCCACAGCAACAGCCCCAACAGACTCAACAGAATGCGCAGCAGCCTCAACAACAGCAACagcatcaacaacaacaacaacagccGAGTCAAAATGCGAATATGAATAACGGGACAGTTGCTTCTAACCAGATTCCAAATCAGTGTGTACAGCAACCAGTAACCTACTCGCAGCTTCAGCAACAGTTACTCTCGACAAGTATCCCGACCCAACAAAATTTTCAGTCAGTTAGCAAGAGTCCATTGCTGATGACATCGTTACCGCAAgactcacaatttcagcaacaGATGGACCAACAAGCTAGCCTCTTACAGAGgcagcagcagcaacaacagAATCAGTTGCAACAATCTTCGTTACATTTATTGCAACAAAGCCTATTGCAAAGGGCGCCGCAGCAACCACAAATGAATCAAATTTCACAGCAAAACATCTCAGAACAGCAACAACCACAGATGCAGTTGCTGCAGAAgttgcaacaacaacaacagcagcagcagcaacaacagCAGCAACCGCTTTCCACGTCTTGTGCGCTTTTGCAGTCTCAGCTTATGCAGCAGCAAAATACTCACCAGCAATTGCCGCAGCTGCCTCTGTCGCAGCATCAGCCTCAACAGCTTGGCAACAACGCATTGTCAATGGAGAAGCTTCTGAACAACAATTACTCTTCCCCAGGTCTCATGCATCCACAGCAGCTTCCTGTGAACCATCCGCAGAATACACAAAAATCACCAACTAATACTCGAGCTCCCTCTGCTTTCACCGATGGAGATGCCCCGTCTTGCTCAACTTCTCCGTCTACTAATAACTGTCAAACATCGCCTCCAAACCTCCTGAAAAGAAATCAACCAGACACATTTGGAGGGCCTTCGATAGTCGAAACCACCAATAATCTTATGCAGGAGCATCAAAGCAAGTCTGACACGCAGATCAAACACGAATTGCACAGTGTAAAAGGACCTGACAAGCAAAAGTACAAAGGGGCAATCAATGATCAAATGGAAGCTTCTTCTGGAACATCGTACGGTATTGATCCTGGTAACATCCACCAGAACTTCCCACTTTCCAACTTCTACATGGATGGTGATGTCCACTCACAACCGAGAAATAATTTACCGTTTTGCCCCAATATTGACGGGTTAACACCCGATCCTTTGCTCTCAAGAGGGTATGATTCTCAAAAAGATCTTCAAAACTTGTTGTCTAATTATGGTGGTGCTCCTAGAGACATTGAAATTGAAACTGAGTTGTCCACTGCTGCCATTAGTTCGCAGTCGTTTGGGGTTCCGAACATGTCTTTTAAGCCAGGGTGCTCAAATGATATTGCCATCCCTGATACAGGGGTTTTGAATAATGGCTTATGGTCTAATCAGACTCAACGAATGCGAACATATACTAAG GTGCAAAAATGCGGTTCAGTCGGAAGATGCATTGATGTGACCCGTTACAAGGGATATGACGAACTCCGCAATGATTTGGCTCGTATGTTCGGGATTG